A stretch of DNA from Natrinema halophilum:
CTCGCTTCGGCTGAGTACCTGCTCCGTGACACCGCCGAGCAGCCGCTTCCCGAGTCCGGTTACCCCCTGTCTGCCGATCACGATCACCGTCGCGTCGCGTTCCGCGGCGAACTCGCGAATCTGTACGCTGGGTTTCCCTTCGGTCAGTTCCGTCGTAATCGGTCGGCCGATGTCAGCCGCGATGGCCTCGATCTCCTCGAGGATCGATTCCCCTCGTTCCCGGAGTCGGGTCTGTTCGTCGGCCGATTTCGCGAGTCTGAGCGACTTCTGTTCGACGACGTGGAGGACATCGACGGTTGCGTCGACGACACTCGCTAGCTCGAGGCCCCGCGTTGCGGCCCGCTTAGATTCCTCGCTTCCATCGACGGGGATCACGATATGGTCGACCATTCGTAAGGCCGATTCGGACCCCGACCTCTTGACTATTTGCGGAGACCCCGGACTACCGGATAGTGTCGCGTGGGTCGAGAGCGTGCAGACGGACGATCGGTTTGGCAACGTCGGCCTGAGATCGACCAAGGGCGATTGATACCGATTCGTTCGATGGAAGAATCCCGCTCGTCGGGGTCACTCGACGACGAGAACCTGGGCCGTCGCCTCGTCAGCGACCTGTTTCGAGACGCTCCCGCGGACGAGGTGGTCTAACTCCCTGTGTCTACCCATCACGATGAGATCGACGTCGTGCTCGGCTGCATATCTCAGAATCGTTTCGCCACGAAGGCCGTGGGTCACGCACTGCTCGATGCGGTCGATCCCGGCCTCTGCCGCGTGTTTACGCACGTACTCGACAGCCTGTTGGCCGATCGTCTCGAGATCCTCGAAGGTTATCCCCGGGGCAATCGCAGCGGAGTTGATCACGTAGATCGTATGCAGGGTCGCGTCTTGCTCGGCCGCGAGATCGATGGCTTCGTCGATCGCTTGCTCGGTGTTCTCGCGCCCGTCGGTCGGAATGAGAATGTCGTGATACATACGAACCTGTTCACCGAGGATTCTGATAAGCCCCTGTGTCGAACGGGGACGCAGATCAGATCAGTTCAAGGCTGACGATCGCGATACACGATGATCTACCGCCAGATAATGGAGTGATGACCGATAGACGGGGAGCCGACGGAGCGCGGTTCAGGGCGATTCAGGCGGTCAACACCGGTCGATTCGCCGAGCGAACGACCCGTTCGGCGGTGCTGCCTATCTTCCGGTCGCGGCTGTGACTCTGGCCCTGATATCCGATCACGATGAGGTCCGCGTCGACTTCGTCCGCTCGAGCGAGGATTTCCTCCCAGGGGCGACCGTGACAGAGACACGTCGACGCCTCGGTCCCGTAATTGTCGGCGGTCTCGGCGAGGTCCGTCAGTAGATCCTGGCCGCGATCCTCGAGATCGTCGAGAACGATTTCCGTGCTGCTCAGTGCCGGTTCGCCGTAGCGAAACGTTTCGACGCAATACAGGAGATCGAGTTGCGCGCCGTACCGGTCGGCAAGCGCCAGCGCGTGTTCGACGGCACGGTTCGCTGGGTCGCTTCCATCCGTGGGAACGAGGATCGTCTCGTACATCATCGGAACAACAACTACCACGCGAAAACAGCGCAAATAGCTTTCACCACGCCGACTGATACGTCCGCATGGAAGGTCGATAGACGAGGCTGCGATGGCACTCTATCGGCAGACCGCCTGCCAGAACTGCTTACGCATCGTTCGGGTTTCGGAGCGCGATCATACCGAGCCCGATCCAGGAGATCACGACGTCGTCGTTGTGCGTGACTCCCTCGAGTCGAGAGTCGACGTACCCCCGCCGGGGATCGCTTTCCGAGACACGCTTGTCTAGAATCTCCGTGCGGATCGAGAGTATATCGCCGGGTTTCACGGGCTGTTTCCAGCGAAGTTCGTCGACACCGCGAGCGCCCATACTGGCTCGTTCCTCTATCGGGCCGTCCACGAGCATCCGCATGCACATCGCCGCGGTATGCCAGCCCGATGCGACCAGTTCACCGAACGCTGACTCTTCAGCAGCGTCCTCGTCGACGTGAAACGGCTGTGGGTCGTACTGTTCGGCAAATTCGATAATCTCTTCTTTCGTGACGTGATACTCACCGTATTCATTGGTTTCTCCGATTTCGATGTCCTCGTAGTAACGCATTGACGAATGATGAACGACGTATCGGCAAGAACCTGTGGACTCAGGCAGGATGGATTGGCGGCGAAGCGATTCGGCTCGACCTCGAGGCGTTCCATCGCCTCGTAGATTCGGCAGATTCTTACATCAGTGATCATGAAGGGAATTTTGGGCCGAAAGCCCGTTAGAGGATGGATTCGATCAGATTAGCGCAGACTGCGGCGACCAATTCGGTAATAGCGGCGGGCGAACGCGACTAGATACCTGAACCCGGTATAGAAGGGGGTGCCGTCAACGGTCTCGCCTATCCGGTATCCGTCGAATGCTACCTCAATAACGACTGGGAAGACGGCGGCCCGACCACCATATATTGGTAAGAATACTGACAATACATCGATTGAGCCGTCGGGGTGGCGTTTCTCGAGCAGGGAAAGCCGAGAAAAATGCTGCCGCGAAGGATCTGTGAGAAGAGTGAAATCGAACCGGCGCGCAAAGGGGTACGATCCCGAAGACGACGTAGACGCCCAGCTCGGGCCGAAGCCGATAGTCGAGAGTACGATGCGGGAAGTTCGCTCCCCCGAACGGTTCGACACGCAGCCAAACAGCGTCGGCTCAACCAAGCCGCCGCAGTACGGAAAGCGTCGGCCCATCGCATATCGCAGTTTTCACTCGCCGCCCGTGCTCGTTCCTTCAAAACACCTATACACCGTCGAATTGGGTTTCAGATATGGACCTCGAGCGACGTTCCGTGCTCGTTACCGGTGGAGCGGGATTTATCGGATCAAACCTGGCGAATCACCTGTCGGAAGCCAACGACGTAACCGTCGTCGACGACTGCTATCTCGGGACGCCCGAGAACCTGGTCGACGACGTCGAGTTCGTCGACGCGAGCGTTTTGGACGACGAGTTACCGACAGATGTCGACGTCGTCTTCCACCTGGCGGCGTTGTCCTCGTACGCGATGCACGAGGACGACCCGACGACAGGCGCCCGCGTGAACGTCGAGGGCTTCGTCAACGTGGTCGAACAGGCTCGTCGTGACGGTTGCGAGACCGTCGTCTACGCCTCGACGTCGTCGATATACGGCAGTCGCACCGAGCCGTCACCGGAGGAAATGGACGTCAGCGTCAATACTGGGTACGAGGCGTCGAAACTCGCTCGGGAACGATACGGCGAATACTTCTCGAACCACTACGACATTACGGCGGCCGGAATGCGGTTTTTCTCCGTCTATCAGGGCTACGGCGGTGCCGAAGAACACAAGGGCGAGTACGCAAACGTGATCGCGCAGTTCGCCGACGACATCGCAGCCGGGGAATCACCCGTACTGTACGGCGACGGCACCCAGACGCGGGACTTCACCCACGTTTCCGATATCGTCCGCGGACTCGAGTTGGCTGCAGCTTTCGAACTCGACGGCATCTACAACCTGGGAACCGGCGAAGCCTTCGACTTCAACACTGTCGTGGCGATGATCAACGACGAACTCGGAACCGATGTGGAGCCGGAATATGTCGATAACCCGATCCCAGAGTCAGTGTACGTCCACGACACCTGCGCAGATGCTTCGAAGATTCGGGACGAAGCCGGCTGGGAACCTCAGATCGACTTCGAAGAGGGCATCCAGCGTGTCTGTGCGCAGTACACCGACGGGTAACGACTCGCAGTAACAACTCGAATTACGGGTCGAAGTCCCCACCAAAATTGGACCTGTGGGGTCTCACACTCGGACAGACGAGCCCAGGCTTTCCGTTGTACGTGCTCCGTTCGAGTGTCCCACTCTGACAGTATCGCCACGCTTTACCCGCTAATCGCGCCACGAGAATTTGGTGGCCCTGCTGGTCTGAACAGCTTCAGGAACCCGTCTCATCTAACGAATACGTACATCATCCACCACTCAGTTACTTAATTAGGTGGTAGTCTTCCTGTATATACGCAATCGGTCTCTCGAGTACTACTCGCGGGTCGAGTCTGTTGGTGACCGCATCGCGGGACGGCACGCGGTACGCCACGTATGTGCTGTACGTACGACTGTGATGAGACTACGGGCCAAACAGCCGAATTGTGGGATCTGCGACGAGACGAATTTCACCGTTCGAAACTATTATGGCCGGCTAAACAGCCAGTTCCGTCGTATGATACTAAAATAATATTATCATGAAAAACGATGGATGAACTGCCGAGTGTGGTTGCAAGGAGTTTTTAGTGTGGCACACTCATTCACGCGATATGCGACTCCACAACAGAGACGTCCGCCAGGACGTTCGCGAACTCGGCGCGTTGCTCGGGGATGTCCTCGAGGAACAGACTTCCCGTCGGGCATTCGAGACGGTCGAGTCGTGTCGCCGGACTGCGATCGACTACCGGTCCGGTGAACTCGAATCTCGGACCCCCCTCATCACGGAACTCGAAGGATTATCTCCCCATCAACAACGGATCGTCGCCCGCGCGTTTACGACATATTTCGAGTTGATCAACCTCGCAGAGGAACGCGAACGGGTCCGGACGATTCGGACGGAATCCCACGAGAAGACACTGGACGATAGTCTCGAGACCGCGGCAGAGGAACTCGCTGAGACCGACGTCGAAACCGTCGAACAGGTACTGGACGACGTTCTGATCGAGCCGACGTTCACCGCCCATCCGACCGAAGCCAGGCGCAAGACGGTCAAATCGAAACTCCGAACGATATCGACGGACATCGAGACGCTCGACGAACGCTTGCTGACCGACAAAGAGGAAAGTCAGGTCTGGCGAGACATCGACGCAGAGGTGACGAGCCTGTGGCAGACGCCACAGGTGCGTAATCGCCAGCCGGAACCCGAAGACGAGGCGCGAAACGTCCAATGGTACCTCGAGAACACGCTGTTCGAGGTCGTCGGCGAAGTGTACGACGAACTCGACGATGCGATCGATGCGGAAATCCCCGGCAACCTCGATATCCCGAAGCTCTTCGAGTTCCGCTCGTGGGCGGGGAGCGACCGCGACGGCAACCCCTACGTAACTCCCGATGTGACCGCAAACACCCTCGAGCGCCAGCGGTCGGTCATCCTCGAACGGTATCGCGAACAGCTCAAGCGCCTCTCCGGGATCTTGAGCCAGGACGGCAGCCGAATCGACGCCGGTTCCACGTTCCACGCCTCGCTCGAGGAGGACCGCGAACGATTACCCGGCAGCGCCCGCACGGCCGAGGAGCGCTACCCCGACGAACCGTACCGACAAAAGCTCAAGCTGATGCGCGAACGGCTCCGTCGCGTCGGCGACGTCCGACCGGGCGGGTATGACGAAGCTGACGACCTCCTCGATGACCTCGCTATCATCGCCGAGAGTCTACGCAAAAACGGGGCCGAAAGCGTCGTCGATGCCCACGTCGATCCGATCCGACGACAGGTCGCGACGTTTGGCTTCTCGCTCGCAAGCCTCGATCTGCGCGATCATCAGCAAAAACACACCGACGCCATTGCCGAGGCCCTCGAGACCGAGGGAATCGACTATTACGACCTCTCGGAGGACGAACGCGTCGAATTCCTTACCGACGCGGTCCTGCAGGACGAACCGGTAATCGATCTCAGCGATACAGCGGATCTCTCGGAGGAATCAGCGCGCGCCCTCGAGTTGTTCGACAGTCTCGCCGACTGGCAGACCGAGTACGGCATCCACGCGATAGACACCTACTGTATCTCGATGACCGAGGAGCCGAGCCACGTCCTCGAGGTCCTGTTCCTGGCCGATCAGGCGGACGTCGTTTCCCTCCCCGAACACGCCGGAATCGACATCGTCCCGCTTTTGGAGACCGAGTACGCCCTCTCGGGAGCTCGTCGCATCATGGGAACGCTGTTCGAGAACGAGGCCTACGCGCAGGCCCTCGAGGCGCGTGGCCGGACCCAGGAGATCATGCTCGGCTACTCGGACTCGAACAAAGAAAACGGCTTCCTCGCAGCAAACTGGTCGCTGTACAAGAACCAGCGGCGGCTGGGTGAGATCTGTGACGACCACGACGTAACGATGCGGTTGTTCCACGGTCGCGGTGGCTCGATTTCGCGAGGCGGTGGGCCGATGAACGAGGCGTTGCTGGCGCTTCCGAACTCGACCGTGACCGGACAGGTCAAGTTCACGGAACAGGGCGAGGCTATCGCCGAGAAGTACGCCAATCCGCGCATCGCCGAGCGCAACATCGAACAGATGCTCAACGCCCAGCTCAGGGCTCGGAAACGCGCGATGGATCAGCCCGAAGAGCAAGTCCACGACGAGTGGATCGACGCGATGGAAACCATGGCCGACGTCGCTCGGCAGGAATACCGCGACCTCCTCGAGAGCGAGGGCTTCGTTCGATACTTCGAACAGGCGACGCCGATTACGGTCATCGAGGACCTCGACCTGGGGTCACGACCGGCCTCTCGGTCTGGTGAGCGCACCGTCGAAGATTTACGGGCGATCCCGTGGGTATTCTCGTGGACGCAGTCGCGGTGCATCCTGCCGGGCTGGTACGCAATCGCAACGGGCATCGAGGCCTATCTGGACGATGGCGGATCACTGGAAACGTTACAAGCGATGTACGACGAATGGCCGTTCTTCCGAACGACGCTCGACAACGCCGCACTTTCTCTGTCGCGAACCGAACTCGAGATCGCCGAGCAATACGCCGACTTGGCCGACTCTGCGCTTCGAGAGCGGTTTTTCCCTCGCCTGTCCGACGAATACGAGCGGGCAGCCGAACTGATTACAGAAATCGGTCAGCGCGAGCGCCTGCACACCCGCGACTGGCTCGGTGAGAATCTCGAACGCAGAAACCCGTACGTCGACCCGTTGAACCTGTTGCAGGTCTATCTCCTCGATCGAACCCACCGGACGGATATCGAGGAACGGACGCTACGGTTGACAGTCAAGGGCATCGCCGCCGGAATGAAAAACACCGGATAGGTGCCGGTTGGGCAGCGCAAGCCCGCCGTCTGTTCGATTCGTCTCTCGAGACGACAGTATCGTCGGCCGATTTCGGACGCGAACCGATCACAGGGGGCACGAAGAATCGAAACGGGTAAAAACGTCTCTCGAGTAGAAGTGGATGAGCCGAGATAGCCTAGCCCGGCCAAGGCGGCAGATTCGAAATCTGCTGTCCTCACGGACTCGGGAGTTCAAATCTCCCTCTCGGCGCTTCTCATCGGTACAAATCGACGAGTGGTACGTTCGCCTCCCGGCACCGATCGGCACAACGGTACGAGAGTTGCGTCGACCCCGAGCAGAGCGGTACTACCCCATCACTCGCAAGGGCGGCAACTATGCTCATTCTTGTGGTACAGATTGTGACACGAGAAACCGATGTACGTGATTTCATATCTGCCGATTCGAGAGAGGTGGGTGCGATGAGTTTCGACGACATCGAGGGGGATCCAACCGAGAGTGAGGAACCGTTCCATCCGCTCGGGGAGGAGTGGCAAGACAACCTCGAGGATCTGCTCGACGACACGGAATACGATACAGAACTCGGGATGAAGATGGGGAGAGACGCCATGCGGGTCACCAAGGGGGAGCTCTCGGAGGAAGAATTTCACGAGGAGTATCACGAGGAGGTGATAGAGGAGTTCGGCGAGGACGAACGGCCGATCGCGAGTCCGGACGATGCCGACGACGAGGAGTCAGGATCGCTGCTCTCGGCGTTCAGTGGCAAGGAATCACGCCGCGAGATGCTCAAGAAGAGTGCTGCCGGTGCCGGATTCGCAAGTCTCGGTTGGGGTGCAGTCGATCAGCAGGAACCGGAATCGGAACCTGCCGTCGAGGAACCGGGGGAAGTCCAACCCGACGAGGAGGCGACCCAGTGGGGGATGACGATCGATCTGGAGCACTGTGACGGCTGTCTATCCTGCGTCGTCGCCTGCAACGAGGAACACAACTGGGATCAGGGGGCCAACTGGATGTACGTCCTCGCGTTCGAGGACGGCCAGGTCGAGTCGCCAGAACCGGACACCGAAAACGCAAGCGTCCACGATTTCAACTACCTCGTCCGCCCGTGCCAGCACTGCACGGACGCCCCGTGCGAAAAGGTTTGCCCGACGACGGCTCGACACACGCGCGACGAAGGGGGGCTGGTGCTGACCGACTACGACGTTTGTATCGGCTGTCGGTATTGTCAGGTCGCCTGCCCGTATGGTGTCAACTATTTCCAGTGGGATGAGCCGAACGTCGACGATGAGGAGATCGGTCCGGAGATGATGTACGATCAGCGCGATCGCTGGGTCAGCAGCCGCGCACCCCGCGGCGTCATGTCGAAGTGCGTCTTCGATCCGCCCCGCCAGGACGGCAACGTAGGCGACGAACTGGTCGGCACGACCGCCTGCGAAATGGCCTGTCCACCGAACGTGATCCAGTTCGGCAACAAGAACAACCCCGCGAGCGATCCGGAGCGCTACAGGGAGAACCCTGCTCGAACGCGAACGATCATCAACGTGTACACGGCGCTCCCATCGCCGGATTCAGTTTCGTCATCGCTCCAGGGCGTCGACCCGAATCTGGACGCCATCGTCGAAGCCGTCGACGAATTCACCGTCGAATTGATCGCGCTCGCGGAAGCGGTCCGGCTCACCCGCGTAGATTACGAGGAGGAGGCGTCGCCGGGAGACACCCTCCCGGACAAGGAGCAGACGATACTCGACGTCGTCAGCGCCATCGAGAGCACGGGTATCGATCTCGGAAGCCAGCAAACGCTTAGACAGCTCGGGCTGTTGGTCGAGCAGTTCCAGGGACCGAGCCAAGACGTGGTGGTCTCCACGCGGGAGGACGTCGCTCAGGAACTGTTCGAGGACTACGTCGACGCGCCCGAAAACGAGTTCGAGTTGCTCGGAGACATCGGAACGAACCCAAACGTCGACTATCTCGGACACGAACCGGGTCCCGAAGCCCATCAGGTCCCCGGGCCGACTTCGTACGAAGAAGTCGGGATGCTCAACGTGCGACAGAAGGCTCTCGACGACGAAACCGTCGGCCTCTTCGATCGCGACACGGACCTTGGCGTCGGCGAGGAGTCGGGTTCCTCCCACTAGCGCCGTACGCTTCCTCCTTGCGTCCGATATCTTCCAAACTTCAATATTCGAAGGTAACCGTGCGTAGCGTGGTGAGCACAGCGGGGCGATTCACACGTCGAAGCCGAAGTTGAAGTCGCCCTCCCACTGACGACGCTGGCCTCGAAATCGAGTGTCCCCGCCGTGGCGGTTGCCGACCCATAGTACCCTCGAGAGCGTGGTATCGGAGTCGCTCATCACGAGTCCGCCGAAGCGCGAGCAAGTAACGTTGTGACTCTCGCCGCTTTCGTCGAAGCGGAGGCTGGCACCGTCGGTGTCGATCGTACAACTGTCGAGCGAGAGCCGATCGATAGCGTCGTCCCCGTTCGTGACGAAGACGCCGTGTCGATCCATCGGTGATTGTGACGCGATGTGGAAATCACAGTTGCTGAAGGTGACGTTCGACGATTGAACGTAGACCGCGTAATCGGATATCGTCGGCTCCGAACGATCGGTGATCGTACACCCTTCGAAGATGGTCGGCGCAGCGTCGTTATCGTCCACTCGAATCGCACGGCCGTCCGTCCCGCCGTCGTTTATGTGTACGTCGGTCAGTCGGGCTGGACCGTCCTGAGTCAATCGAATGATTTCGGTGTTCTTCCTGATCTGGTTGTTTACCAGCACCTGCGAGACCAGTTGGCCGCCGCCGTTCTCGAGCCAGAGACCGGACCACGGATACCCGGGGTGGTCGGTCATGGTAATCTGGCAGTTCCGTACGTGGTCGTTCGGACCGATTCGGATCCCTGCCCCGGCACAATTTTGCACGTGACAGCCCGTAACGATGTTCTGACCGTCGTCGCCCGAGACGTATATTCCGTTATCGATGTAGTCGGATACCTGACATCCCTCCCAGTAGTTCGTGCCGTGATTGTAGGTGTCCGAACTGAAGGGGATCGCGTGGCCGACGTGGGTCGACCGGTCGTACTTCGTATCACCATTGTTGAGGTTACAGCCCCTGATGATATTGGTCGTGAAGGAGCGAACCCCGTCGACAAGGATCGTGTGTCGGTCGCCTCCGTATGCGCTGTTGTACTTATCTCGTCGGCCTCGCATGGAGACGTTCTCCATATGTCCGTACTTGTACGTGTACCAGCGAGCGATCCCGGCGTCGTAGTCGCCCCGAATGTCGACCTGTAGGTCGCACATGATCGTCCGCTGAGCGTGGGGGAGTGATGCGTCCAGCGTTCCAACGGTCATCAGCCGGTCGACGTCCTGGTCTGTTACTTTGAGCGTCGCGAACGGACACCCGACGAGTTCGAAGTATTCGTGGGCCTCGAGGTGGATGTTGTCCGTCTCGACGTACCACGTTCCGGGCGGGACCTCGTACCGGTGGTTTCGCTCCGTCGGTTTGAACGACGAGTAGTGGTCCTCGATCGCGGCCAGCAGGTCGTCTTGCTCGGGTTCGATACCGAGGTCTTCGCGGACGTCGACTATGTTCGGGTTCGTATCGGCATCGATCCGAACGATGTCGTCGCCCGCTTCGGTCGCCGACAGCGAGTTATCGAAATCGAGGTGTGCAACGGTAGCGTCGATCATCGTTCCCGAGTCGCTCACGGAAATCCCGTTCGCAGCCATGCCGGTTTGTGCTGTGGCCGCGCCAGAAGCGGTCGTCCCAGCCACACCGGCGAGGGCACCACCGATGCCCAGGGACCCGAGCAAACGGACGTACGA
This window harbors:
- the ppc gene encoding phosphoenolpyruvate carboxylase, with product MRLHNRDVRQDVRELGALLGDVLEEQTSRRAFETVESCRRTAIDYRSGELESRTPLITELEGLSPHQQRIVARAFTTYFELINLAEERERVRTIRTESHEKTLDDSLETAAEELAETDVETVEQVLDDVLIEPTFTAHPTEARRKTVKSKLRTISTDIETLDERLLTDKEESQVWRDIDAEVTSLWQTPQVRNRQPEPEDEARNVQWYLENTLFEVVGEVYDELDDAIDAEIPGNLDIPKLFEFRSWAGSDRDGNPYVTPDVTANTLERQRSVILERYREQLKRLSGILSQDGSRIDAGSTFHASLEEDRERLPGSARTAEERYPDEPYRQKLKLMRERLRRVGDVRPGGYDEADDLLDDLAIIAESLRKNGAESVVDAHVDPIRRQVATFGFSLASLDLRDHQQKHTDAIAEALETEGIDYYDLSEDERVEFLTDAVLQDEPVIDLSDTADLSEESARALELFDSLADWQTEYGIHAIDTYCISMTEEPSHVLEVLFLADQADVVSLPEHAGIDIVPLLETEYALSGARRIMGTLFENEAYAQALEARGRTQEIMLGYSDSNKENGFLAANWSLYKNQRRLGEICDDHDVTMRLFHGRGGSISRGGGPMNEALLALPNSTVTGQVKFTEQGEAIAEKYANPRIAERNIEQMLNAQLRARKRAMDQPEEQVHDEWIDAMETMADVARQEYRDLLESEGFVRYFEQATPITVIEDLDLGSRPASRSGERTVEDLRAIPWVFSWTQSRCILPGWYAIATGIEAYLDDGGSLETLQAMYDEWPFFRTTLDNAALSLSRTELEIAEQYADLADSALRERFFPRLSDEYERAAELITEIGQRERLHTRDWLGENLERRNPYVDPLNLLQVYLLDRTHRTDIEERTLRLTVKGIAAGMKNTG
- a CDS encoding universal stress protein is translated as MYHDILIPTDGRENTEQAIDEAIDLAAEQDATLHTIYVINSAAIAPGITFEDLETIGQQAVEYVRKHAAEAGIDRIEQCVTHGLRGETILRYAAEHDVDLIVMGRHRELDHLVRGSVSKQVADEATAQVLVVE
- a CDS encoding 4Fe-4S ferredoxin N-terminal domain-containing protein; its protein translation is MSFDDIEGDPTESEEPFHPLGEEWQDNLEDLLDDTEYDTELGMKMGRDAMRVTKGELSEEEFHEEYHEEVIEEFGEDERPIASPDDADDEESGSLLSAFSGKESRREMLKKSAAGAGFASLGWGAVDQQEPESEPAVEEPGEVQPDEEATQWGMTIDLEHCDGCLSCVVACNEEHNWDQGANWMYVLAFEDGQVESPEPDTENASVHDFNYLVRPCQHCTDAPCEKVCPTTARHTRDEGGLVLTDYDVCIGCRYCQVACPYGVNYFQWDEPNVDDEEIGPEMMYDQRDRWVSSRAPRGVMSKCVFDPPRQDGNVGDELVGTTACEMACPPNVIQFGNKNNPASDPERYRENPARTRTIINVYTALPSPDSVSSSLQGVDPNLDAIVEAVDEFTVELIALAEAVRLTRVDYEEEASPGDTLPDKEQTILDVVSAIESTGIDLGSQQTLRQLGLLVEQFQGPSQDVVVSTREDVAQELFEDYVDAPENEFELLGDIGTNPNVDYLGHEPGPEAHQVPGPTSYEEVGMLNVRQKALDDETVGLFDRDTDLGVGEESGSSH
- a CDS encoding right-handed parallel beta-helix repeat-containing protein; its protein translation is MKDDNQSDQSTSAGDTTRRSYVRLLGSLGIGGALAGVAGTTASGAATAQTGMAANGISVSDSGTMIDATVAHLDFDNSLSATEAGDDIVRIDADTNPNIVDVREDLGIEPEQDDLLAAIEDHYSSFKPTERNHRYEVPPGTWYVETDNIHLEAHEYFELVGCPFATLKVTDQDVDRLMTVGTLDASLPHAQRTIMCDLQVDIRGDYDAGIARWYTYKYGHMENVSMRGRRDKYNSAYGGDRHTILVDGVRSFTTNIIRGCNLNNGDTKYDRSTHVGHAIPFSSDTYNHGTNYWEGCQVSDYIDNGIYVSGDDGQNIVTGCHVQNCAGAGIRIGPNDHVRNCQITMTDHPGYPWSGLWLENGGGQLVSQVLVNNQIRKNTEIIRLTQDGPARLTDVHINDGGTDGRAIRVDDNDAAPTIFEGCTITDRSEPTISDYAVYVQSSNVTFSNCDFHIASQSPMDRHGVFVTNGDDAIDRLSLDSCTIDTDGASLRFDESGESHNVTCSRFGGLVMSDSDTTLSRVLWVGNRHGGDTRFRGQRRQWEGDFNFGFDV
- a CDS encoding NAD-dependent epimerase/dehydratase family protein, with protein sequence MDLERRSVLVTGGAGFIGSNLANHLSEANDVTVVDDCYLGTPENLVDDVEFVDASVLDDELPTDVDVVFHLAALSSYAMHEDDPTTGARVNVEGFVNVVEQARRDGCETVVYASTSSIYGSRTEPSPEEMDVSVNTGYEASKLARERYGEYFSNHYDITAAGMRFFSVYQGYGGAEEHKGEYANVIAQFADDIAAGESPVLYGDGTQTRDFTHVSDIVRGLELAAAFELDGIYNLGTGEAFDFNTVVAMINDELGTDVEPEYVDNPIPESVYVHDTCADASKIRDEAGWEPQIDFEEGIQRVCAQYTDG
- a CDS encoding universal stress protein, whose protein sequence is MYETILVPTDGSDPANRAVEHALALADRYGAQLDLLYCVETFRYGEPALSSTEIVLDDLEDRGQDLLTDLAETADNYGTEASTCLCHGRPWEEILARADEVDADLIVIGYQGQSHSRDRKIGSTAERVVRSANRPVLTA
- a CDS encoding MaoC family dehydratase, whose protein sequence is MRYYEDIEIGETNEYGEYHVTKEEIIEFAEQYDPQPFHVDEDAAEESAFGELVASGWHTAAMCMRMLVDGPIEERASMGARGVDELRWKQPVKPGDILSIRTEILDKRVSESDPRRGYVDSRLEGVTHNDDVVISWIGLGMIALRNPNDA